A region from the Haliaeetus albicilla chromosome 16, bHalAlb1.1, whole genome shotgun sequence genome encodes:
- the LOC138689423 gene encoding LOW QUALITY PROTEIN: uncharacterized protein (The sequence of the model RefSeq protein was modified relative to this genomic sequence to represent the inferred CDS: deleted 2 bases in 1 codon; substituted 1 base at 1 genomic stop codon) yields the protein MQPYLLLVLALLGMASASHPGKCLPRCSPRRDTPCSPESPGHPRHPAEVPCPPHWLVPCAPGLVVGGRGTLPVPALTLSPMPAPHHSQQVPGMAKEGHQFHYKVVTTAHTYTGAQWYCREVLRGQLASVHSAARNQQLLNLARTYTHHRKLWIGAVTGRWVRGVQPPPGVLGVGLGLGVGAGTGNGAGAECGLLGLGMGCWGWVWVQELGAGYGVLELSAGYGVLGLVLGLAKKCCSWVLELVRGMGVRAGAGVLGLGMGAGAGFWGXGCVWGAVCQVLGAEEVLRQGGKWGSHWEDASPWNYANWAPTYPHRLFTTCTTLSACGEGTCTPHPLCQGTWALGGEHSSIGGNGKGVLGGGTGHWWQ from the exons ATGCAGCCCTACCTGCTCCTCGTCCTGGCCCTGCTGGGCATGGCCTCCGCCAGCCATCCCGGTAAGTGCCTGCCACGCTGCTCACCCCGCAGGGACACCCCCTGCTCCCCCGAGTCCCCTGGACACCCCAGGCACCCGGCAGAAGTGCCGTGCCCACCACACTGGCTGGTGCCCTGTGCCCCAGGGCTCGTGGTGGGTGGCAGAGGGACTCTCCCAGTGCCAGCCCTCACCCTCTCCCCCATGCCAGCCCCCCATCACTCCCAGCAGGTCCCCGGCATGGCCAAGGAGGGCCACCAGTTTCACTACAAGGTGGTGACCACAGCCCACACCTACACTGGCGCCCAG TGGTACTGCCGGGAGGTGCTGCGGGGGCAGCTGGCCTCAGTGCACAGCGCCGCACGCaaccagcagctgctgaacCTGGCGCGCACCTACACCCACCACCGCAAGCTCTGGATCGGGGCTGTCACCGGCCGCTGGGTGAGGGGGGTCCAGCCCCCACCCGGGGTGttgggagtggggctggggctcggtgtgggtgctgggactgggaatggggctggggctgagtgtgggctgctggggctgggtatggggtgctggggctgggtatgggtgcaggagctgggggctgGTTACGGGGTGCTGGAGCTGAGTGCTGGTtatggggtgctggggctggtgtTAGGACTGGCTAAGAAGTGCTGCAGCTGGGTGCTGGAGCTGGTGAGGGGAATGGGTgtcagggctggggctggagtgctggggctgggtatgggtgctggggctggttTTTGGGGGTGAGG CTGTGTATGGGGTGCTGTGTGCCAGGTGCTGGGTGCTGAGGAGGTTCTGCGGCAGGGGGGGAAGTGGGGGTCACATTGGGAGGACGCCAGCCCCTGGAACTACGCCAACTGGGCGCCCACCTACCCCCACCGCCTCTTCACCACCTGCACCACTCTCAGCGCCTGCGGTGAGGGCACCTGCACCCCCCACCCACTGTGCCAGGGCACCTGGGCACTGGGTGGGGAGCACAGCTCTATTGGGGGCAATGGgaagggggtgctgggaggaggCACAGGCCACTGGTGGCAATGA
- the SLC43A3 gene encoding equilibrative nucleobase transporter 1 isoform X3 — MAGGGAGAAKRLGTLLSGLLECGAFCGIIFGWASLVFVLKDLGYFKDLCQPTATPSPNRTLLPDCSWQDEQFSLVFTIGSFMNNFVTFPMGFIFDRFGTTVARLIAISLYTGGTLLVAFSTPELAVLLFPAMSMLSVGGILLLLTNMQVGNLFGKYRSIIITLYNGAFDSSSAIFLIIKVLYEHGLSLRAMFLFMAACSAWHLLRTLFLMPRTHIPYPLPPAYDYGLRCPGRSQSYRTYEEKRPPGEAGPEETPLEPSAPRGARGDGDPPGVSFRACVCSRVFAWHVAWLSVMQLRHYLFIGTLNPLLDHLARGDSHLVSTYTNAFAFTQLCGVLCAPWNGLILDRHKRGKNPRPEGALGVLADLRASVLSLVVTVTLCVLFSVCAAVPMLPVQFATFVLQVLSRSFLYGGNAAFLAIAFPPQHFGKLYGLAMALSALVALLQYPCVALVRGPLSGDPFYMNLGLIAVVLVAFVSPVVVVCECRRRAKELGAAGTPLTAPPGSKTPAEMPQ, encoded by the exons CTGGGCTACTTCAAGGACCTGTGCCAGCCCAccgccacccccagccccaaccgGACCCTGCTGCCCG ACTGCAGCTGGCAGGATGAGCAGTTCTCCCTGGTCTTCACCATCGGCTCCTTCATGAACAACTTCGTGACCTTCCCCATGGGCTTCATCTTCGACCGCTTCGGCACCACCGTTGCCCGCCTCATCGCCAT CTCCCTCTACACTGGCGGGACCCTGCTCGTCGCCTTCTCCACCCCAG agctggcagtgctgctcttCCCGGCCATGTCGATGCTGTCGGTGGGcggcatcctcctcctcctcaccaaCATGCAG GTGGGCAACCTCTTTGGGAAGTACCGCTCCATCATCATCACCCTCTACAACGGAGCCTTTGACTCCTCGTCCGCCATCTTCCTCATCATCAAG GTGCTGTACGAGCATGGGCTGTCCCTGCGGGCCATGTTCCTCTTCATGGCGGCCTGTAGTGCCTGGCACCTGCTGCGCACCCTCTTCCTCATGCCCCGCACCCACATCCCCTACCCTCTGCCCCCTGCCTACGACTACGG GCTGCGGTGCCCGGGGCGGTCCCAGTCATACCGCACCTACGAAGAGAAGCGCCCGCCGGGGGAGGCTGGCCCCGAGGAGACCCCCCTGGAGCCCAGCGCCCCCAGAGGTGCCAGAG GcgatggggacccccccggggtgTCCTTCAGGGCCTGCGTGTGCTCGAGGGTCTTTGCCTGGCACGTGGCCTGGCTCTCCGTCATGCAGCTGCGCCACTACCTTTTCATCGGCACCCTCAACCCCCTCCTCGACCACCTGGCCCGCGGAGATTCCCACCTGG TGAGCACCTACACCAACGCCTTTGCCTTCACCCAGCTCTGCGGGGTGCTCTGCGCCCCATGGAACGGCCTCATCCTCGACCGACACAAGCGGGGCAAGAACCCCCGCCCCGAGG GAGCCCTCGGGGTGCTGGCTGACCTGCGGGCATCCGTGCTGTCGCTGGTGGTGACGGTGACGCTGTGCGTGCTCTTCTCGGTCTGCGCGGCAGTGCCCATGCTGCCCGTCCAGTTCGCCACCTTCGTGCTGCAGGTGCTCAGCCGCTCCTTCCTCTACGGGGGCAATGCTGCCTTCCTGGCCATCGC GTTCCCCCCACAGCACTTTGGGAAGCTGTACGGGCTGGCTATGGCGCTGTCAGCGCTGGTGGCCCTGCTGCAGTACCCCTGCGTCGCCCTGGTGCGCGGGCCGCTCAGCGGGGACCCCTTCTAC atgaACTTGGGGCTCATCGCCGTGGTGCTGGTGGCCTTTGTCAGTCCCGTGGTGGTGGTCTGCGAGTGCCGGCGGCGAGCcaaggagctgggagctgctggcacCCCCCTCACAGCACCCCCAGGCAGCAAGACCCCCGCCGAGATGCCCCAATGA